A window of Rhinatrema bivittatum chromosome 2, aRhiBiv1.1, whole genome shotgun sequence contains these coding sequences:
- the LOC115083495 gene encoding oocyte zinc finger protein XlCOF6-like translates to MKENYETLLSLDAVRQEEEKKENREERPKELEQIPSQTGNICENVSQETEKRKVSKSNQESEKKTRDPPEDSQDAVTECERSDRALTDIPEHQRDPRVEKPFQSNNSAHMISALYQSHPRAETPFQSNSDHMTSDLHQKHLRAEASFPNHQKIHTGKRAFKCTECSKSYKWKSDLIKHQKIHTGERPFKCPECSKTFTGKKILINHQNIHTGERPFKCTKCSKSFNQKTTLINHQKMHIGERPFKCMQCSKSCKRKSDLINHQKIHTGERPFSCTECSKSFIRKAALIDHQKIHTGERPFKCTDCSKTFKWKTSLKNHQKIHTGERPFKCTKCSKSFYQKTTLINHQKIHTGERPFSCTECSKSFIRKGTLIDHHKIHSGERPFKCTACSESYKRKSDLTNHQKIHTGERPFSCTECSKSFIRKATLINHHKIHTGEKQFKCTECSKTFKWDRSLIKHQNIHTKERPFLCSVCSKSFSQKMELINHQKIHTGERPFKCTKCSKSFNQKLTLIKHQKIHIREKPFKCTECSKSYNWKSELINHQKIHTGERPFKCSECSKSYKCKSELICHQKIHTGERLFSCTECNKSFIRKATLINHQKIHTGERPFKCTECRKSFIVKAMLIIHQKIHTGERPFSCTKCNKSFTRKATLINHQKIHTGERQFSCTMCSKSFKRKSNLKNHQKSHTGDRIFKCAVCSKIFTLKTNLTRHERIHTGERPFSCSECSKSFTQKDSLINHQKIHTGQKPFSCTLCNKSFNQKAYLRHHQKIHTGQKPFSCMVCSKRFRQKANLRNHEKLHTGERPF, encoded by the exons atgaaggagaattatgagaccctgctCTCCCTGG ATGCAGTcagacaggaagaggagaagaaggagaatcgagaagaacgTCCTAAAGAACTGGAACAGATCCCAAGTCAAACAGGAAATATCTGTGAGAATGTTTCTCAGGAGACTGAGAAGAGAAAAGTTAGTAAAAGTAATCAGGAATCAGAGAAGAAGACAAGAGACCCTCCGGAAGACTCTCAGGATGCAGTCACTGAGTGTGAAAGAAGTGACAGGGCGCTCACAGACATCCCTGAGCACCAGCGAGATCCGAGAGTAGAGAAACCCTTCCAGAGTAATAACAGTGCTCACATGATTTCTGCCCTCTACCAGAGCCACCCAAGAGCAGAGACACCCTTCCAATCTAATAGTGATCACATGACGTCTGACTTGCATCAGAAACACCTGCGTGCAGAGGCATCATTCCCaaaccaccagaaaatccacactggaaAGAGAGCATTTAAATGCACAGAGTGTAGTAAAAGCTATAAGTGGAAATCAGACCTCATAaagcaccagaaaatccacactggggAGAGACCATTTAAATGCCCTGAGTGTAGTAAAACCTTCACAGGAAAGAAAATCCTTATAAACCACCAGAATATTCACACTGGGGAGAGACCATTTAAATGCACTAAGTGTAGTAAAAGCTTTAATCAGAAGACAACGCTCATAAACCACCAGAAAATGCACATTGGGGAGAGACCATTTAAATGCATGCAGTGTAGTAAAAGCTGTAAGCGGAAGTCAGACCTCATaaaccaccagaaaatccacacgggggagagaccattttcatgtactgagTGTAGTAAAAGCTTTATTCGGAAGGCAGCGCTAATAgaccaccagaaaatccacactggggAGAGACCATTTAAATGCACTGATTGTAGTAAAACTTTCAAATGGAAGACAAGCCTCAAAAACCACCAGAAAATCCATACAGGGGAGAGACCTTTTAAATGTACTAAATGTAGTAAAAGCTTTTATCAGAAGACAACGCTCATAAaccatcagaaaatccacacaggggaaagaccattttcatgtactgagTGTAGTAAAAGCTTTATTCGGAAGGGAACGCTCATAGACCACCACAAAATCCACAGTGGGGAGAGACCTTTTAAATGCACTGCGTGTAGTGAAAGCTACAAGCGAAAGTCAGATCTCACAAaccatcagaaaatccacacaggggagagaccattttcatgtactgagTGTAGTAAAAGCTTTATTCGGAAGGCAACACTCATAAACCACCACAAAATCCACACTGGGGAGAAACAATTTAAATGCACCGAGTGTAGTAAAACCTTCAAGTGGGACAGAAGCCTCATAAAGCATCAAAATATCCACACAAAGGAGAGACCTTTTTTATGCAGTGTGTGTAGTAAAAGCTTCAGTCAAAAGATGGAGCTCATAAATCACCAGAAAATACACACAGGGGAgagaccatttaaatgtactaAGTGTAGTAAAAGTTTTAATCAGAAGTTAACGCTCATAaagcaccagaaaatccacattagggagaaaccatttaaatgcactGAGTGTAGTAAAAGCTATAATTGGAAGTCAGAACTCATaaaccaccagaaaatccacactggggAGAGACCATTTAAATGCAGTGAGTGTAGTAAAAGCTATAAGTGTAAGTCAGAACTGAtatgccaccagaaaatccacactggggAGAGACTATTTTCATGTACTGAGTGTAATAAAAGCTTTATTCGGAAGGCAACACTCATAAaccatcagaaaatccacactggggAGAGGCCATTTAAATGCACGGAATGTAGAAAAAGTTTTATTGTGAAGGCAATGCTCATAatccaccagaaaatccacactggggagagaccattttcatgtactAAGTGTAATAAAAGCTTTACTCGGAAGGCAACACTCATAAatcatcagaaaatccatacaggGGAGCGACAGTTTTCATGTACTATGTGTAGTAAAAGTTTTAAGAGGAAGTCAAATCTCAAAAATCACCAGAAAAGCCACACTGGGGACAGAATATTTAAATGTGCTGTGTGTAGTAAAATCTTTACTCTGAAAACCAACCTCACAAGACATGAGAGAATCCATACAGGGGAGAGACCGTTTTCATGCAGTGAGTGTAGTAAAAGCTTCACTCAGAAGGATAGCCTCATAAACCACCAGAAAATTCACACAGGGCAGAAACCTTTTTCATGTACTTTGTGTAATAAAAGTTTCAATCAGAAGGCATATCTCAGACATCACCAGAAAATTCACACAGGACAGAAACCATTTTCATGTATGGTGTGTAGTAAAAGATTTCGTCAGAAGGCAAACCTTAGAAATCATGAGAAACTCCACACTGGGGAAAGAccattttaa
- the LOC115083496 gene encoding gastrula zinc finger protein XlCGF26.1-like, protein MKENYETLLSLDGEVRQEGEKENREEHPKKLEEIPKQSGNGCETVSQGTKRKIRKNQESKKPRDPAGDSLDAVTECEGRDRELTDITEHQRHSRAERPFQNNSDHVISDHHQRKGKEKKPLVFVTCGKNSGRKPRFTGERLFKCTECSKTFNWKTNLIRHQKVHTGQRAFKCSECSKTFAWKTNLINHWKTHTGEGLFSCSECSKSFNQKAALIRHQKIHTGERPFSCSECSKSFNQKAHLINHQKIHTGQRAFKCTVCSKSFSQKTNFINHQIIHAGEKSFKCIECSKSFNWKTNLIKHQIIHTGERPFKCTECSKSFNQRTTLINHQKIHTGERAFKCTECTKSFTWKTALHKHKKIHTGERPFSCSECSKSFNLKTTLINHQKIHTGERAFQCIECSKAFMWKTDLINHQKIHSAERPFICTECSKTFKWKTSLVKHQKIHTGERPFKCTECSKSFNQMSTLITHQKIHTGERPFKCSECSKSFNQMSTLIIHQKIHTGERPFKCTECSKSFNQMSTLITHQKIHTGERPFKCSECSKSFYRKTNLIRHQRIHTGERPFKCTECSKTFKWKTSLIVHEKIHTEERFFSCNQSSKSFKQKAHLSDHQKFHTGEGPFACMVCSKRFSRKASLTNHQKIHTRERPV, encoded by the exons atgaaggagaattatgagaccctgctCTCCCTGG atggtgaagtcagacaggaaggggagaaggagaatcgagaagaacatCCTAAAAAACTGGAAGAGATCCCAAAACAATCAGGAAATGGCTGTGAGACTGTTTCCCAAGGGACTaagagaaaaattagaaaaaatcaGGAATCGAAGAAGCCGAGAGACCCTGCAGGAGACTCGCTGGATGCAGTCACTGAGTGTGAGGGAAGGGACAGGGAGCTCACAGACATCACTGAGCACCAGAGACACTCgagagcagagagacccttccAAAATAATAGTGATCACGTGATTTCTGATCACCACcagagaaaagggaaagagaagaaaccCTTAGTGTTTGTAACCTGCGGGAAAAATTCAGGAAGAAAACCACGTTTTACTGGAGAGAGACTatttaaatgtactgagtgtAGTAAAACCTTCAATTGGAAGACGAACCTCATAAGACACCAGAAAGTCCACACTGGGCAGAGAGCATTTAAATGTTCGGAGTGTAgtaaaacatttgcatggaagACAAACCTCATAAACCATTGGAAAACCCACACAGGCGAAGGCCTTTTTTCATGCAGTGAGTGTAGTAAAAGTTTTAATCAGAAGGCAGCCCTCATAAGacaccagaaaatccatacaggagagagaccattttcatgcaGTGAGTGTAGTAAAAGCTTTAATCAGAAGGCACACCTCATaaaccaccagaaaatccacactgggCAGAGAGCATTTAAATGCACTGTGTGTAGTAAAAGCTTCAGTCAAAAGACAAATTTCATAAACCACCAGATAATCCACGCTGGGGAGAAATCATTTAAATGTATTGAGTGTAGTAAAAGCTTCAATTGGAAAACAAACCTCATAAAGCACCAGATAATCCACACTGGGGAAAGACCATTTAAATGCACTGAGTGTAGTAAAAGCTTTAATCAGAGGACAACCCTAATaaaccaccagaaaatccacacaggggagagagcatttaaatgtactgaatgtacTAAAAGCTTCACGTGGAAGACAGCCCTCCACAAGCACAAGAAAATCCATACAGGGGAGAGACCTTTTTCCTGCAGTGAGTGTAGTAAAAGCTTCAATCTGAAGACAACACTCATTaatcaccagaaaatccacaccggGGAGAGAGCATTTCAATGCATTGAGTGTAGTAAAGCCTTCATGTGGAAGACAGATCTCATAAAtcaccagaaaatccactcagCGGAGAGACCATTTATATGTACTGAGTGTAGTAAAACCTTCAAATGGAAGACAAGCCTCGtaaaacaccagaaaatccacactggggagagaccttttaaatgcactgaatgcagtaaAAGCTTTAATCAGATGTCAACGCTCATAactcaccagaaaatccacactggggAGAGACCTTTTAAATGCAGTGAGTGTAGTAAAAGCTTTAATCAGATGTCAACTCTCATAatccaccagaaaatccacacaggggagagaccttttaaatgcactgaatgcagtaaAAGCTTTAATCAGATGTCAACGCTTATaacccaccagaaaatccacactggggAGAGACCTTTTAAATGCAGTGAGTGTAGTAAAAGCTTTTATCGAAAGACAAACCTCATTAGACACCAGAGAATTCACACTGGTGAGAGACCATTTAAATGCACTGAGTGTAGTAAAACCTTCAAATGGAAGACAAGCCTCATAGTCCATGAGAAAATCCACACtgaagagagatttttttcaTGTAATCAATCTAGTAAAAGTTTCAAACAGAAGGCACATCTTTCAGATCACCAGAAATTCCACACAGGGGAGGGACCATTTGCATGTATGGTGTGTAGTAAAAGATTTAGTCGGAAGGCAAGCCTTACAaatcaccagaaaatccacactagGGAAAGACCAGTTTAA